Below is a window of Aptenodytes patagonicus chromosome 15, bAptPat1.pri.cur, whole genome shotgun sequence DNA.
CAACTGCAAAGGCACAGGCAATGCTGCACAGCCTCGTCTGGAAGAGCATCTCACGGCAGAGGGAAGCGGAGCCTGGCCGCACACCCACGTCCGCCTCCGAGAAACGGAGCAGCTGCGTGTCCACAGCTGCCCTCACCACTTGGGCATAAGCAATTTATACAAAGACGGCTTGTATGGTTCCTTTACACCACTGACTAAATTTTGCCAAGTTAGACTTAAGCCTCCATTTAGGAAATAAAGAGCATTaaaagaggagaagaaggtggGAGCAGGCAAGCACCCCCCTAGCACCCAGAGATGGACCCCAGCCAAGGAGGGAGTGCTGGGGTGTGTCTCCGCGGAGCAGGTATTTCTTTCATTCTGCAATACCAGCACCAAACCTGGCAAGAATTGCTGCTCACCGCTGAAAGCCATTCATTAGCAGCAAAACTAATTGTGGTAAAGAGGTATTTGAGGATGGGTGGAGAAAAGAGGCATTAAAGAGCCCACGTTTCAGAGCAAGCAGTTCTTTTCAAATTAGAgtccaaaataatttctgcacTGTCAAGACAGATGAATAAAGCAATCACCTGCTCCTAAAATCCTCGCCTGACAAGCTGCTCTGTTGGGTACAACAGATTGATAGTATTCAAGCCGTCTTCTACTCAGAAACACAAAACCTATTGCAGCAAAACTGGACGTGCTGCCACTCTGCCCCTGAAAAAGCATGCGTAAACACAAGCAATGCATCTTTGCCCCCAGTTTTAGCCTTGACCTGCTTTGTGTAACGAAAATGCTCCTCGAAAAGCCAGGGCAGGAGCCGAGACACTCACTTGGAAAGCGACACCCCGCCAGGCTTCCCTATCAGCTCCTCGTGGTGCAGCACCGTGTCGCTCCAGGAGATGTCCAGGAACTTCATGATGGCATGCATGGACTGCTCGGGGTGCAGCACTAGCTGCTCATAGTAGACAGGCAGGCATCGGGACCGCCCGATCTCCAAGCACTGGGAGTACATCACCTCGATGGCTTTGTTCCACTTGGTCAGGCAGTCTCGATAGCTGTTCAGGTCGAAGCCCGCGATTGTCACTTTCCGCGTGATCATGGAGTGGACCGAAGCCCGACCGTCTCGAACCATCAGGAGGAATTTGGAATTGGGGAACAGCCTGGACAGGTAGACAGAGGACTTCAGTGTGAAGGGGTCCTTGTTACACAAATACCTGGCTGGCTCGCCATGCTTGGCGATCACTTCCAGTATAAAGGCCTGCATAGCGGCGTCCAAAACTTGGTCCGTCACCCCCGCTTCGTCCAGGCGCATCTTCTCTCGCCCCGATTTGGACCAGGCCTGCCGCATCGCCAGCACGCGGGGGATGATGCGGGTCTCCTCTCCACAGCGCACCTCAGGGTGGGCATCGAGCATGGCCCTCATCAGCGTCGTGCCGCTCCGTGGGACCCCACCAATGAATATCAGGGGCATCTCCTTGCTGTAACGGTACTCGATGTGGTTGGAGTCCATCATGACCAGCTCCTCGTTCTCGGGTCTCATCAGCCTGTGCCTCCTCTCGCTCAGGACCTGCTGGCACTCCAGGACCTGCTGGCCGAGGTGTAGAGTCACCATCAGGGCGACCACCGAGCCCACCACCAGCAACACCCTCCTCATGGTGACCCGCATCCTGTTCTCCTCCACACAGGCTGGTGACCACGCTTCAGCTTTCAGCTAGCAAGTGTTCAACCCAACGGGCATCTGCAAGAGAAACACAGCACGGTCAGAGGAGCAGGAGCCGCAATCCAGCCTGGCGGCACCTCAGCATCCAGCCTGGCTCCTTCAGGATGCTGACACCATCCCAGGCTTTCGTCATCTCTTTCACTTATCAGCAACTTCCAGGCTAGGTGCCTTCTACCCAGGAGGTAATTAAAGTCTGCCTCAGAGCACACCCAAAGAGATTATTTCTGGACTGTTTGCGTACCCAGAATCAGAGGTTTACAGCTGAAGCAAAGCTCCAGGAACGTTTCGGAGAGGAGGGGCCACGCATACCCAGTcagtccttaaaaaaaatctttacagaaaGTCTGTTCCATCCCAGATGAAGCCCAAACCCTCCCTGCAGTTCTCCTTCCTTCCAAAACTGAGCT
It encodes the following:
- the TPST2 gene encoding protein-tyrosine sulfotransferase 2, which encodes MRVTMRRVLLVVGSVVALMVTLHLGQQVLECQQVLSERRHRLMRPENEELVMMDSNHIEYRYSKEMPLIFIGGVPRSGTTLMRAMLDAHPEVRCGEETRIIPRVLAMRQAWSKSGREKMRLDEAGVTDQVLDAAMQAFILEVIAKHGEPARYLCNKDPFTLKSSVYLSRLFPNSKFLLMVRDGRASVHSMITRKVTIAGFDLNSYRDCLTKWNKAIEVMYSQCLEIGRSRCLPVYYEQLVLHPEQSMHAIMKFLDISWSDTVLHHEELIGKPGGVSLSKIERSTDQVIKPVNMEALSKWIGHIPGDVLQDMAHIAPMLARLGYDPYANSPNYGHPDPLVVNNTHRVLKGDYKTPANLKGHLQVTQNTSSSH